A window of Gemmatimonadaceae bacterium genomic DNA:
TCCACAGATTGCGGCGCAGGATCACCGACGCCGGCGCCGGCCGGTACCGCACACCCCGCAGCGCCAGCGGAATGAGCGCCACGATGATCAGCGCGTTGAAGATCACGCTCGCCAGGATGGCGGAATCGGGGGAGTGCAGGCGCATGATGTTCAACGCCTGGAGCGGCGGATACGTGGCCACGAACATCGCCGGGATGATGGCGAAGTACTTGGCCACGTCGTTGGCGATGGAGAACGTGGTGAGCGATCCCCGCGTCATGAGCAATTGCTTGCCGATCTCCACCACCTCGATGAGCTTGGTGGGGTTGGAGTCGAGGTCGATCATGTTGCCGGCTTCCTTGGCCGCCTGCGTGCCGGTGTTCATGGCCACGCCCACGTCGGCCTGGGCCAGCGCCGGCGCGTCGTTCGTGCCGTCGCCGGTCATCGCCACGAGGCGGCCGCCCGCCTGCTCGCGCTTGATGAGCGCCATCTTGTCTTCGGGCGTCGCCTGGGCCAGGAAATCGTCGACGCCCGCCTCCTGCGCGATGGCCGCGGCGGTGAGCGGGTTGTCGCCCGTGATCATCACGGTGCGGATGCCCATGGCGCGGAGCCGCGCGAACCGCTCGCGAATGCCGCCCTTGACCACGTCCTTGAGGTAGATCACGCCCAGCACGTGCGCCTCGCCGTTGCTCCGCTCGGCGACGACGAGCGGCGTGCCGCCCTCGCGCGCGATGCGCTCGACGATCGGGCCGAGGTCGGGCGGCACCACGC
This region includes:
- the kdpB gene encoding potassium-transporting ATPase subunit KdpB produces the protein LLDKTGTITLGNRQAVEFLPVFGVTVEHLADRAQLASLPDETPEGRSIVVLAKEKFGIRGRTLAEGRRVVLSDGNPEGATQEAEFVPFSATTRMSGVNLGPLHLRKGAGDAVSHWVADNRGVVPPDLGPIVERIAREGGTPLVVAERSNGEAHVLGVIYLKDVVKGGIRERFARLRAMGIRTVMITGDNPLTAAAIAQEAGVDDFLAQATPEDKMALIKREQAGGRLVAMTGDGTNDAPALAQADVGVAMNTGTQAAKEAGNMIDLDSNPTKLIEVVEIGKQLLMTRGSLTTFSIANDVAKYFAIIPAMFVATYPPLQALNIMRLHSPDSAILASVIFNALIIVALIPLALRGVRYRPAPASVILRRNLWIYGVGGLIVPFVGIKLIDMLLVLFRLV